The DNA sequence CAGCCACACCATGAATTACCCGATGTCCATCACCTAAACTTCGTGCCAGTTGCTCTTGCTGCAAGTCCATAATTTTGAGAATGTCGGGGATTTGCAACTGCGGCGATTCTTCAGTGGCCGCGGTGTCAAACTCAATCTTGGAAGTAATCCGTAATTCTGGGAAGATATGCCAACGGATTCTATCTATTTGGCTGCTGGTGAGTGTCTTGCCAAATTGATATGCCGATAAATCCCAAATTCGCTGCTGAAATTCGCCTGCATCTGTGCTTGGGAGCATTTCATCTTTGCAGATCACTAAATGTTTCTCAAATACTGCTGTTAGTTCACTTTCATTGAATGCTTTGCGGGTGATGTTGGTGAACACGACCCCATAACCATAGGGAATGACCAGTTTACCTTGATAATTACCTTCCTGCTGCACCAGGGCGGGGTCTTTTTCTAGCATCTTGTTGACTGCTAGGGCATAATCTCTTGCTTGTTGTAGTGGGTGTTGGACTTCCTTGACCCCATTCTCAGTAATTATTGTGACTGTGGAGGGATTGATACTCTTAATAGTGTCGAGTTTCCAGTCTTTCACCTCCAGAATAAATAAGCCCCGGCTGGGATGCAGCACGATAAAGTCTGGGTGCAATTGCTTTTTACCTACTGGCACGTCATACCACAGCAGATAATCATTCTCTAATTTTTCCTCTAAGCGCTGCGCTAACCTCCTCTCGCCAGAGGTCATCCGCATTGAGCAGCTATTAAATGAGGGAATTAGAGTAGCCATAAATGGTAGATGTTTATATGGTTTTTTAAGGGGTGCGTAGCTTGCCGCCGTAGGCATCGCTCCTACTGTTAGTCTTCCCTTAAAAATGGGTGCGATCGCCCCATCCCACCCTACAGTTGCTCCATCTTAATCCCCGCCACTTCCAACATCACCGTAGTAATCGGCACAAGCCGCCCCACAGTGGTGTAATAGCTATTCCCTACGGGTGTTGTAGTCGAACGCTCCCGAAACCGCCGCATGGTAATCAAAAACCACTCCCGCGTCTTGGGCATCGGTAGCCTATACAACTGGCGAGTATTGACAAAGTAGTAAAATAGCCAATCTGCTTCAGTGTACATAAAGCAGCCGGGGGTTCCACGTTCTAAATTGCTGTGAGTTTCAAAGAAGAGGTTACGAGTTTTATTCCACCTATCGCCCTTAATCTCAATCAAAATTTCGCTATTCTGAGTTGTCCAGATGAGGTCAACATCTCTGCGCTGGTAATCTGGGTTATCCTCAACGTTAACAACACTAATAGTTTCTGGTTTGGAGTAAAGCCAAGCCTCGATGTCAGCAGCAGCCAGCTTTGCCACTTCTTGAGCTTCGTGCATGGTGTAGGTCATGGCTGTATCTCCAGAGCAAGGCATACTAGTTTATTATTTCACTTTCATTGCCAGAGCGATCGCCCTCTCTTTGAGCGAATATCCTAGCTAAAAGCATTCTTAGAGGAAAACTTAAAGAGTCAGTGACCAAACAAGGTAGATATGCTCCCGACGCATAGCGGCTTTTCGTCAAACATCGCCTGGTGATAGGTGGGTCGCTTCACTCTACACTTTCTTGATGCATAACCAAGCAATATAAATTATACAGATATCTCGTAAGCGTTCAGATTTATTCTTCAGACATTGCTAGGTAAAACTAATAGTATTCAAACACTTTTATAATTGCACTCAAGAATGCTAAACATTTTGAAGTTCCAAAGAATGATATATGCTGCGAAGATGCTTTAAAGCTCTTTCTTTGCGTTTACGCAATGTTGCTTCATTCTGAACTTCCTTCCCTTGTAAAATTAAATGCAATTTAATTTCCTTCCATGATAAATCTTTGATCATCTTCAATCTCAAAATTTCTTTTTCTTCTGGCTCTAACTTTTCAAAGGCTAGGTTTACTCTTTTGAATAATTCCTCTTCAATTTCTTCAGAAACGGTAAGCCTGCAATTAACATGAAATTCAATCATGCTTTCATCAAGTTGTGAAAATCTGTTACGTTCTCGGCTCTGTTCCCTAATGATGTTATAAGCTGTTGCTCGAACCCAAGCAAGCGGTTTATCAATGTGTTCACCTTTTGCCATAAGTTTGATTCCACGCATATATGCCTCATTTAGTACCCAGGTAGGACTATAAGAATTACTGAGATTGAATTGGGCAAGGCTGCGCTTAATGAAAGCTAACATCGAGTGGGCAGAAGAACTCCCAGAATCAAGCAAGACCTGAAATTCTGTGTCAAATGCCTTACGACCACAAGATAGCATCCGATTGCCTCCAGTTAACTAAGTAGGAAGTGTTACGGCTTCTTATTCGGTTGAAAAATGGATTAACTTTACTTGTTAGTGACAAAAATGATTTTTTTGTGACTTGTTAATAAAATTTTTCTAAATTTTCGCCATTAGCGGTCACAAAAGTAAAAAATTTTCACTATTCATTATGTAAGGTCACAAAACTAAAACATTCTCACTGTATAATAGGAGGTTAACCAAGCCAAATATGTTCACAAACTGGAAATTAAAAGGATACTGCGTATCTCTAACGAATTCTACAACTAGATGGATATGTAAGTCCGAACAGAATTTGGTGATAAGGAGCTAGTACCAATGGTCAATTTTTCTTTCTCAAAGGAAATTAAAAATCCAGAGTTACCATTAACTCATGAGCAGAAGAACATTATCCGAGAGTATTGTTCTTTAGCAAGTCTAAGTAGTTTATCAGAATCAGAAGCACAACGGATAGCAGATATCCTAGAAATCGCTCAAATAGACCAAATACTTGATTTTTGGATGACAGAAGCCGACTATGTTATTGGTCATAATTTAAACCTAATTCATGAAAATGAACAGAAGAATTTCCAAGCTAGATTAAGAGAATATCTAGTAACTGATTGTGGGGGTTTGAAGCAAATTACTTTTCGGCATACCAAGTAAATTTGTCTGATAAACTAAGAACATAGTCACAAGACTATGTTCTTAGTTTTATAATCAGAGTTTCATCCCACCTAGATTATGCTGATTGAAAACTTAGACTACAAAACAACTACCACGCAAAGTATAGCTACTAGTGTTAAACAGTAAGAGGCAAACATTAAATAGGCAACAACCGCCGCCATTCCCTCAGTTTTTTGCTCTTTAATACTGCCGAGCTTGGATGCAAATGAATTAAATAATCGAAGCATATTTATCGCTCCAGAATTATGTTTACCTTCAATAATTAGTGATAGCTGCTATTAATATGTGACTGGTTTTAATACTGCTAATCACTGCTCTCCGTCTTGGTATAAAAAAAATCACGGTGCGATGACGTAACCGACCGCCGTAATCATAATTCTTCCAGTAGATGAGATAAATCATTAAAAATGCATATACTGCAATTATCAAGCAATGAATTTATTAGCTCCTAGTTTTAGACCAACTAGGAGCTTTTTTATTAATTATCTATCTCAGTTAGGGGGTATATCACCAGAAGTAACAGCATTCATCCTCAAGGCTATTAATAATTGGTTCTGTTGGTAGAAGAAATGTCAATGTTTGGATTGCTATTGTGTATTTGTTGGTAAAAAACGTTTATAAAATTAAAACAATGAATATTCTTGCTTGGATTGTTTTAGGTCTAATTGCTGGTGCTATTGCAAAGGCTATCTACCCCGGTCATCAAGGCGGCGGAATTCTCGGAACAATCTTATTAGGAATTATTGGTGCTTTTGTTGGTGGTAGTTTGGGTGTATTCTTCAGTACAGGAACCTTGACATTAGCCGCCCCCACACTCAGCATTCCCGGTATTGCAGTAGCGGTTCTTGGCGCAATCGTTGCGGTATTTTTGTGGAACTTGCTAAATCGTCGCAGTGCAATCTAAGAAATTAAATTGGAATCAATTAATAGTAAACATCAGGGAATTCATTGCACTATATTTTATCCCTGAATTTAATTAAAACAGTAGCGCTTACCTATATTTAGGTAGGCGCTATTATCATAGCGATCGCTCTTGCGGGTAAGCATCACACTTATTCAATTACCATCACCGGATAGAGTCAGAGAAGGAAAATTAATGATAGTTTGAGATGATGGAACGCTTATCTCAACCCCCGAAGTGAAAAAGTCACTATTAATCGCCCTAATCTTCACCGCCTGTACAGCCGTGTCACCAATCAGCATTGCTGGTACTGTCCCAAGTTCAACCCATGCCATCAAAATGTCTTCATTTAACCTTAGTTCCCAAAAATGGCAAAACCGCGTGCTACTAGTGTTTGCACCGTCGGGTGATAACCATAGCTATCAGCAACAGATGCAGTTATTTAACCAGCACCAAAACGGTTTTACAGACCGGGATTTAGTTCTCGTTCAGGTTTTGGCAACAGATAAAAGCTATGCCAACGGACAGCCAATAGATGAATCTTCTGCTGCCAATTTGCGAAATCGCTTTGGGGTTGATCAAGAAAATTTTCGTATTATTTTGGTAGGCAAAGATGGTGGTGTTAAGCGCAGTGATACAAAACCTGTCCAGGCAGCAGCAATTTTTGAGCAAATTGACGCTATGCCCATGCGCCAGCAAGAAATGCGCTCTTCGAGGTAGAAAGTAGCTATAAAATACAAGCGAGTAAAAGCTGCACCAAGGGGCGATCGCCTTACCCTAAAAAATACAAGCGATCGCATATTTGATAAACAAACGCTGTCACGGATAAAATACAAGCGAGGAATCGTAATGGGTGGTTGACAGGAGTAGTAAAGTTTTACTAATTACCTTCAACACACTATGTTTCTGGGGAATGTCCTGTTAACTGGAGAAGTTTTTGAGCGGTCATTGGTTCTTGAGCTTGATTAGACCACAAAAAACTTCAAATGAATACTCTGACTCACTCATCATTAGACTTCTGCAAGAAGTCTATTAACAAACCATTGGAGGCTTGTTTAAGATTTTTCCGTAATCTCGTTAGTCATAAAATTTATTTATGGTTATGAGCATTGATTTTTGAGTTTGCCAATCAGAGAATTAAGATTGATTTGAGTAGGCCAACCTTGAGGAAGATTTGCAGAATTATATCCTCTGTCTTTCAATCCTTGAATAAATTGGTTGCGGATGTATGCAGTATCAAAAGTCCCAAGCCCATCAAAATAAACATCAGTTAGGTGAGCAGGGTCTAAAGCCATTTCACCTTTATATACTGCACCATCATTTGAATCATCCCAACCCCAAGGGGTATTAGCAGAATTTGTACTGCAAGTTGGTGTACCAGCGCCACACCCACCACTCGAATCTCCCTTGAAAGTTCCCCAACTAGCGAAAGTATTGGCAGAAGAACTTGATAAAGAAGCTTCATTTAATTGATGTTGCCACATTCCATTAATAGCAAACACATCAAGCAATTGATACTGTACATCGCGGTCATTCCCTGAAGCTGGAAGTTCTGCTGTAGTACCATTCGGATAGTAAATAATCCCATCCTCACTACTTGCACCCTTAAAGTTTCCAGCATAAGGCCAAGCTTTTAATCCATGACCTTTAGCTTCTTGAGTTGTTAATGGGTGCAATGAACCACTGTAACTATTCATTGTCAGCGTGCCATCAATACTTTCTGCACCATTGCGTAAAGGACTACCAGTTGGAGTGTAAGAGTAGAAATCGTTATGAAATACAGTGACAACGCCTTCTAATTTACCAAAAGCTGAACCGTCCTTACGGACAATTGTAAGTAAACCCTCTAAATCATTTTCGTGTTCTTGATCAAAAGGAATATCAGTCCAGTCTTGAGGATGGTAAAAGGAATATGTAATGAACCAATGAGTACAAGTTTCAGCTACAGAATAGTAACCATGAGCAGAAAGTGGAAAAAGGATTAGGTTATCCCAGTTATTTGTACCTCGCCAATCGTTATCGTAATCAAATCGTGTAATGTAGTCTCCACTATACTTGGTGCTGTCTGTGTCTTGATAGTGAATAGGAGCATGATATAAAGCTAAAGCTAAATCAGTGGTGGATTGAGCAATTACTTTTGTATCTGTTAAAATGCCAATTACTATTGCTATAAGCAGTCCAAAAGCCACAAGAAAAAGTTTTTTGAAACTCATTCAGTTTCACCTTTGCTGATAAACAAGATTCAGTATAAAAGCCAATATTTAAGAATTGGTAATGACTCAGGTGATTCGTGCGATTATAAAGTTAAGATTTGTGTTGATGCTCAAATTAATCGTTTAGATTTAACTCAATTGAAAAAATGACATATTCAAAGAGGAAAAGTTGCACACAAGAAGCGATCGCTTGTGACAAAGCAGTACACTAGTACTATGCTGAAATTACCAGAGTGCGATCGCTGTCTCCTCTACTCACACAACCCTCACCTCGTCTGTGCCGTTCACCCAGCAGGGCCACAGGGGGATAGCTGCTTGGACTTTCGACTTGACCCCAACGCCGAACCAGCAGAACTGTGGGAACCGGAAGGGGCAACCTACTACAACGGTGAATTAATACTGCAACCACAGCAGCGCTTAACTCAACAGCAACAGCTAGAACTGCTAGATACTCATCCTATGTTTACTGGCAAATGCCCTCAATGCGGATATGAGTTTGACCGCGACTACACGGCGCGGGTGCATTGGGATTGCCCTGAATGTGGGTGGATGGATGATAGCGTGTAGAGCAATTTCTGGAAAACTCTATCTACTTTCTTACTTAAACTTGGCTGAACTTACCAGAGTAAAGTTCATCAGATACTTCTTTAAGTTTTGGTTCAACCACTGTCAAATGTTGCTCTAAAATTGCTAAATTCCTAATGTTGGACTTATAGAAAGCATCAAATAAATCACCCACTAAAGGCACAGTACCAACAACTGTTTCTAAACCTACATTAAAAATCATTTTGGCTAAATCTCGCTGTGGGATGCCAAAGCGGGTTGCTAAAAATATAATGTAAGCTGAAAACGCTGTACTGATTAAATCACCTGCACCGGGAATCAAACCGATAATTGGGTCTATTCCAATATGAAAACCCGTTAAAGGGATACGTATAGATGTGTCCATCAAGCGGCTGAGTTTGCGGATGCGATTTAGAGTAGCAAGGCGTTTAGCAGCGTCCATAATTTACGATATTTACACTAATTTTAAAATGCACCATTTTTAGTTATTTGTCTTGTACCGTTAGAAATAACAAATATGAATAAAAATCCACCAATACTGTCTAAAAAAGCAGATAGATGGATGATATAGTTTATTGCGATGCCTTCCTGCGGCGGTAAACTACGCTCTATTAAGTGCTTATGACCAAAACTAATTCAGAAATCCTAGACCAGCTTCGTACAGCAGCGAATGGTTTACTCATGATGAGTGAGTCTGAGTATCCGTTTGAAGTTTTTCTTTGGGAAGATGCTGCACCTGTAACACCCCAAAAAGTTATACAACAAACAAATCATCCTCAAGATACACCCATTAAAATTGTTGGGATTGACGATTTTTTTCAAGTGGCAACGACAGAAGAAGATTGGCATGAGGAAGAAGAGAAAGCAACCGTCAAACGATTTCAATCTCTTGTGCAGACACTCAAAGAAAACCTGAGCAATTTGCAGGTATATCGCCTTGGACACAAAGAGATTGATGTCTATATTATTGGTCAAATTCCATCGGGAGACAGTATCGGACTGTCCACAAAAGTTGTTGAAACTTGACCTGTTTACGAATTATCTATTTTACTTTCAATAACTTCTTGAATGTTTGGCGAAACATTAGAGAGAAAATCATAGCCTGTGAGTTTTTCTAATTCATCAATACTTACTTTATAAGCTCTCCAATCGTTGTTTATTTCTTGCTCGTTGGGTATGTTCACCGCGATTACACGGGTGCTTGCAGTAATACCATCAAGTCCAGAGCCAGGATTATCTAGTACGACAACTATCTTCCAAGTTGATTTGGGAACTGTCACCTTACCTTTAAGGGGTTCGCCAAGACTACCAAAAGGCCCAGCTACGATATACAGTTCTTTACCAAGGCTTACCAGTTCTCGGCAATAGTCTTCTAAATTGCCCCAAGTGTTCCGGTTGTTGTCTGGTGTCTGCGGCATCATGTTGGTCATGAGGAAAGTTGAGGAATTATCCTCTATCGTTAGAGAGCGGTCTGCCGAAGGTACAATATGTCCTCGGTCATAACCTGAAGCAGAGTACATAGAAGGAGTTATCCGCATCCAACCCGCAGGCAAAGTATTATCAGGGCGAAAGTTATCTTGACGCTCTGCTTTCCCTAGCCATGACTTATTTAACTGCCAGCTTGCCCAGTTGGGAGTTCCCTTGCTTCGGTTGTAAGAGAGTGCATACTGGTTTTTTGCCATTAGATAATTATCAGGAGTATCCACCAGGGCGATCGCATTGCTGGGATTTCCCAAAAGCAGGTTAGCGCTAGTTGAGGGTTTAGTAGGTACAATCGGTGTTGCCTGCAATGGTTTTTCTATGGTTGGTGTTGGCACTTGGGTTTGCGCTGGCGAACACCCCAATAGAGCAATTAGCCCAGTGGCAACAGCCAAAGCCTGAAAACGTTTGATTAAACGCATAAATTTTAGATACTATCGGAGATTAATTTAATCATCATCATTTTTGAGGCGATTTCCAGATTTTGACTACAAGAGCGTAGCTTGCCGCCTTCGGCATCGCGTTTCCTCTAAGAAAATGCTTATGAGCGATCGCTCCTTATCGCTTTGGCTCTACAATCAGTTCATTGCTATCAAAATTGATATCAAATGGCTGACGACAAGACCCCACCAAGCGAAATGATTCGCGTTCCTACTGCCCTAATTCCAGTAGTCAGAGAACTATCGCGGCTGCATCGCCAAGGGCATACAATTGCCTTGCAGCAAGGCTTAGAGGAATTGATATCTAAATTTGATAGCAATATTGATATCGATGTTGCCCCCAGCAGTAAATCGGTTTTGCAGCTAGAGAAGAAGCTGGAAACCAAACTAGAGGCTATCTCCAAGCATCTGGAAAAATTGGAACGGGCTATTTCATCAAATAGATACAACAGTCAACCCAAACAAAGAAGACAAGCTAACCCATACCAACAAACCCTAGTTGAACTGCAAGCATTGCCTCCTGAAAATCTAGCACCGCGACTAGGTTTAAGT is a window from the Nostoc sp. ATCC 53789 genome containing:
- a CDS encoding DUF4174 domain-containing protein, whose product is MSSFNLSSQKWQNRVLLVFAPSGDNHSYQQQMQLFNQHQNGFTDRDLVLVQVLATDKSYANGQPIDESSAANLRNRFGVDQENFRIILVGKDGGVKRSDTKPVQAAAIFEQIDAMPMRQQEMRSSR
- a CDS encoding DNA/RNA non-specific endonuclease; this translates as MRLIKRFQALAVATGLIALLGCSPAQTQVPTPTIEKPLQATPIVPTKPSTSANLLLGNPSNAIALVDTPDNYLMAKNQYALSYNRSKGTPNWASWQLNKSWLGKAERQDNFRPDNTLPAGWMRITPSMYSASGYDRGHIVPSADRSLTIEDNSSTFLMTNMMPQTPDNNRNTWGNLEDYCRELVSLGKELYIVAGPFGSLGEPLKGKVTVPKSTWKIVVVLDNPGSGLDGITASTRVIAVNIPNEQEINNDWRAYKVSIDELEKLTGYDFLSNVSPNIQEVIESKIDNS
- a CDS encoding nuclease A inhibitor family protein produces the protein MTKTNSEILDQLRTAANGLLMMSESEYPFEVFLWEDAAPVTPQKVIQQTNHPQDTPIKIVGIDDFFQVATTEEDWHEEEEKATVKRFQSLVQTLKENLSNLQVYRLGHKEIDVYIIGQIPSGDSIGLSTKVVET
- a CDS encoding sigma-70 family RNA polymerase sigma factor; protein product: MLSCGRKAFDTEFQVLLDSGSSSAHSMLAFIKRSLAQFNLSNSYSPTWVLNEAYMRGIKLMAKGEHIDKPLAWVRATAYNIIREQSRERNRFSQLDESMIEFHVNCRLTVSEEIEEELFKRVNLAFEKLEPEEKEILRLKMIKDLSWKEIKLHLILQGKEVQNEATLRKRKERALKHLRSIYHSLELQNV
- a CDS encoding GlsB/YeaQ/YmgE family stress response membrane protein, producing MNILAWIVLGLIAGAIAKAIYPGHQGGGILGTILLGIIGAFVGGSLGVFFSTGTLTLAAPTLSIPGIAVAVLGAIVAVFLWNLLNRRSAI
- a CDS encoding DUF4112 domain-containing protein codes for the protein MDAAKRLATLNRIRKLSRLMDTSIRIPLTGFHIGIDPIIGLIPGAGDLISTAFSAYIIFLATRFGIPQRDLAKMIFNVGLETVVGTVPLVGDLFDAFYKSNIRNLAILEQHLTVVEPKLKEVSDELYSGKFSQV